In Penaeus vannamei isolate JL-2024 chromosome 14, ASM4276789v1, whole genome shotgun sequence, one DNA window encodes the following:
- the LOC113826335 gene encoding carbohydrate sulfotransferase 3-like, with translation MLYTLKPRKRFVLCVCAVAAFTSSLALVLRHLARRHFFVPGPQQRQRTAGARTPQRHVLLWTQVRSGSTFTGSILTTGLSTFYSEEPIRAHNATLPKGVNASALLLKDILHCRFAHRPEYFKEHIRMHPQDLRIRSLCELDKKFCFSPATFETFCRASRVGVVRVVSAVLRVAVPLLEDDSLDVRVIHLVRDPRAAIASRRGFPPGYFYEEETNASPACERYRQDLDAVPTLLRRYPDRYLLVRYEDLALQPEEEVRRLFEFAGLPFTASVAKVLFRLTSGLDEAWELQQPFTISRNSSEMPDRWQKQLGYRDMLAIQKECEDVLWAYGYRVFASEEEYKRLGTLARGRS, from the exons ATGCTGTACACGCTGAAGCCGAGGAAGAGGTTCGTTCTTTGCGTCTGTGCGGTGGCCGCGTTCACTTCGTCGTTGGCTCTGGTCCTTCGCCACCTCGCCCGGCGGCACTTCTTCGTCCCCGGACCCCAGCAGCGCCAACGGACGGCGGGGGCGCGGACGCCGCAGCGGCACGTCCTCCTCTGGACGCAGGTGCGCTCCGGCTCCACCTTCACCGGCAGCATCCTGACGACGGGGCTCTCCACCTTCTACTCGGAGGAACCGATACGAGCTCACAATGCTACTCTGCCGAAGGGCGTCAACGCCTCCGCGCTTTTGCTCAAGGACATACTGCACTGCCGCTTCGCCCACCGACCGGAATACTTCAAGGAGCACATCAGGATGCATCCGCAAGACCTGAGGATTAGATCTCTCTGTGAACTGGATAAAAAGTTCTGCTTTTCGCCCGCCACCTTCGAGACCTTCTGTCGCGCCTCGCGGGTCGGGGTGGTGCGTGTGGTGAGCGCGGTTCTGCGCGTGGCCGTGCCGCTGCTGGAGGACGACTCCCTCGACGTGCGGGTGATCCACCTGGTGCGCGACCCCCGAGCTGCCATTGCCTCCAGAAGAGGCTTCCCGCCGGGCTACTTCTACGAGGAGGAGACGAACGCATCGCCGGCGTGTGAAAGGTACAGGCAGGACTTGGACGCCGTTCCCACGCTTCTCCGACGGTACCCGGACAG ATACCTGCTGGTGCGGTACGAGGACCTCGCTCTCCAGCCGGAGGAGGAGGTGCGACGGCTTTTCGAGTTCGCGGGCCTCCCCTTCACCGCCTCCGTCGCCAAAGTCCTGTTCAGGCTCACCTCCGGCTTGGACGAAGCCTGGGAGCTCCAGCAGCCGTTCACCATCAGCAGAAACTCGTCGGAGATGCCGGACCGCTGGCAGAAGCAGCTGGGCTACCGGGACATGCTGGCGATACAGAAGGAGTGCGAGGACGTCCTCTGGGCCTACGGGTACAGGGTGTTTGCTAGTGAAGAAGAATACAAGAGGTTGGGGACGCTCGCTCGTGGGCGCTCGTAG